The Castor canadensis chromosome 8, mCasCan1.hap1v2, whole genome shotgun sequence genome contains a region encoding:
- the Higd1c gene encoding HIG1 domain family member 1C produces MIYRNHIDLLRLRERKMSSDNQWSADEDEGPFSRLIRKSRDSPFVPVGITGFVTVVSYGLYKLKNRRDKKMSIHLIHMRVAAQGFVVGAVTLGVLYSMYKDYIRPRFFNVSKK; encoded by the exons ATGATTTACAGAAACCACATTGATCTCCTGCGGCTACGAGAGagaaaaatgtcttcagataACCAGTGGTCAGCAGATGAGGACGAAGGCCCATTTTCACGACTGATCAGGAAATCTAGAGACTCCCCATTTGTCCCTGTAG GTATAACAGGCTTTGTGACTGTGGTGTCCTATGGTCTTTATAAGTTAAAGAACAGAAGAGATAAGAAAATGTCTATTCATCTTATTCACATGCGAGTTGCTGCCCAAGGATTTGTTGTAGGAGCTGTAACTCTAG GTGTTCTCTATTCTATGTATAAGGATTACATTAGACCTCGATTCTTCAATGTGTCCAAAAAATGA